The following proteins are co-located in the Eriocheir sinensis breed Jianghai 21 chromosome 1, ASM2467909v1, whole genome shotgun sequence genome:
- the LOC126995690 gene encoding pigment-dispersing hormone 1 peptides-like isoform X1, whose translation MVAAATVSHHQVLVLLSLISSPLRHPNTLKMRKSMFMAVLMVVAIAALFTQGTQGQELKYQERETIAELARQIYLVVKGPWAAGVVSHKRNSELINSILGLPKVMNDAGRR comes from the exons ATGGTGGCGGCTGCAACGGTGTCTCACCATCAGGTCCTCGTCCTTCTTAGCCTCATCAGCTCACCCCTACGACACCCCAACACACTCAA GATGCGTAAATCCATGTTCATGGCTGTCCTCATGGTGGTGGCAATCGCCGCTCTCTTCACCCAGGGCACCCAGGGGCAAGAGCTCAAGTACCAGGAACGTGAG ACAATCGCTGAACTGGCACGGCAGATCTACCTGGTGGTGAAGGGCCCGTGGGCAGCTGGGGTTGTGTCCCACAAACGGAACTCTGAGCTCATCAATTCCATTCTGGGGCTTCCCAAGGTGATGAACGACGCCGGCAGGAGATAA